One genomic window of Roseateles sp. DAIF2 includes the following:
- a CDS encoding tetratricopeptide repeat protein, with amino-acid sequence MIDITIQNFETELLQASMQQPVLLDIWAPWCGPCKSLGPVLEKLETAYAGRFLLAKLNSDEQPEIATQLSQAFGVRSIPFCVMFVGGQPVDGFVGAIPEAQIREFLDKHVPSGEMLEAEEDLAAAEELLAEGDLESALTKLAQAVETDPANEVARFDYVKALLELGLLQDAKAAFAPVAAKAADTITPHARFAALGLWIAAVEAAARAEPATLQAAIAANKRDFEARYALAQTQLAAQRFPEAMDELLEIIMRDKAWNGEAARKLYVAILELLSKPAPKAPAGTEAKSTLEIAGKAVVPASDPLIDQYRRKLSMALF; translated from the coding sequence ATGATCGACATCACCATTCAGAACTTCGAAACCGAGCTGCTGCAGGCCTCGATGCAGCAGCCCGTGCTGCTGGACATCTGGGCGCCCTGGTGCGGCCCCTGCAAGAGCCTGGGCCCGGTGCTGGAGAAGCTGGAGACGGCCTACGCCGGCCGCTTCCTGCTGGCCAAGCTCAACAGCGACGAGCAGCCCGAGATCGCCACCCAGCTGAGCCAGGCCTTCGGCGTGCGCTCGATCCCCTTCTGCGTGATGTTCGTCGGCGGCCAGCCGGTGGACGGCTTCGTCGGCGCGATCCCCGAGGCCCAGATCCGCGAGTTCCTGGACAAGCATGTGCCCAGCGGCGAGATGCTGGAGGCCGAGGAAGACCTGGCCGCCGCCGAAGAGCTGCTGGCCGAGGGCGACCTGGAATCGGCCCTGACCAAGCTGGCCCAGGCGGTCGAGACCGATCCCGCCAACGAGGTGGCCCGCTTCGACTATGTGAAGGCCCTGCTGGAGCTGGGCCTGCTGCAGGATGCCAAGGCGGCCTTCGCGCCGGTGGCGGCCAAGGCGGCCGACACCATCACCCCGCATGCGCGCTTCGCGGCGCTGGGCCTGTGGATCGCCGCGGTCGAGGCCGCCGCCCGGGCCGAGCCGGCCACGCTGCAGGCCGCGATCGCCGCCAACAAGCGCGATTTCGAGGCTCGCTACGCGCTGGCCCAGACCCAACTGGCCGCGCAACGCTTCCCCGAGGCGATGGACGAGCTGCTGGAGATCATCATGCGCGACAAGGCCTGGAACGGCGAAGCCGCGCGCAAGCTCTATGTCGCGATCCTGGAGCTGCTCAGCAAGCCCGCGCCCAAGGCGCCGGCCGGCACCGAGGCCAAGAGCACCCTGGAGATCGCCGGCAAGGCGGTGGTGCCGGCCAGCGATCCACTGATCGATCAGTACCGGCGCAAGCTCAGCATGGCCTTGTTCTAA
- the purE gene encoding 5-(carboxyamino)imidazole ribonucleotide mutase, whose translation MGSSSDWETMKHATDILSEFGIPFEAQVVSAHRMPDEMFAYAEAAEGRGLRAIIAGAGGAAHLPGMLAAKTPVPVLGVPVASRHLQGVDSLHSIVQMPKGIPVATFAIGTAGAGNAALFAVAMLASGDAALRAKLAAFRVAQTEKARAMSKDLV comes from the coding sequence ATGGGTTCCAGCAGCGACTGGGAGACCATGAAGCACGCCACCGACATTCTCTCCGAGTTCGGTATCCCTTTCGAGGCGCAGGTCGTCTCGGCGCATCGCATGCCCGACGAGATGTTCGCCTATGCCGAGGCCGCCGAGGGCCGTGGCCTGCGCGCGATCATCGCCGGTGCCGGCGGCGCGGCGCATCTGCCCGGCATGCTGGCGGCCAAGACCCCCGTGCCGGTGCTGGGCGTGCCGGTGGCGAGCCGCCATCTGCAGGGCGTCGACTCGCTGCATTCGATCGTGCAGATGCCCAAGGGCATCCCGGTCGCGACCTTCGCGATCGGCACCGCCGGTGCCGGCAATGCGGCGCTGTTCGCGGTGGCGATGCTGGCCAGCGGCGATGCCGCGCTGCGCGCCAAGCTGGCGGCCTTCCGCGTCGCGCAGACCGAGAAGGCGCGTGCGATGAGCAAGGATCTGGTCTGA
- a CDS encoding 5-(carboxyamino)imidazole ribonucleotide synthase, translating to MSEVLLPGATLGVLGGGQLGRMFVHAAQSLGYRTVVLDPDADSPAGAVAHEHIRADYLDETALARLAQACDAITTEFENVPARALELLAAQRPVAPAAACVAICQDRADEKAHFRAAGVDCAPYAVIRGEADLGTVPDALLPGILKTARMGYDGKGQVRIRTRAELAAAWDELKRVPCVLEQMLPLQRELSVLVARGRDGGCVLFPVQQNLHRDGILAVTEVPAPAVDTALQQRAGAAATRIAAEMGYVGVLCIEFFLLQDGSLVVNEMAPRPHNSGHYTMNACDVSQFEAQVRALAGLPLNTPRLHSPTVMLNLLGDLWFDAESGAERSPDWAAVLALPGTHLHLYGKASARPGRKMGHLNITAATPEAARATAARAAAILGLPTAW from the coding sequence ATGAGCGAAGTTCTGCTGCCGGGCGCGACCCTCGGTGTCCTGGGTGGCGGCCAGCTGGGCCGCATGTTCGTGCATGCCGCGCAGAGCCTGGGCTACCGCACCGTGGTGCTGGATCCGGACGCCGACAGCCCGGCCGGCGCGGTTGCGCATGAACATATCCGCGCCGACTACCTGGACGAGACCGCGCTGGCGCGCCTGGCCCAGGCCTGCGACGCGATCACGACCGAATTCGAGAACGTGCCGGCGCGCGCGCTGGAACTGCTGGCCGCGCAGCGCCCGGTGGCGCCGGCCGCGGCCTGCGTCGCGATCTGCCAGGACCGCGCCGACGAGAAGGCGCATTTCCGCGCCGCCGGCGTCGACTGCGCGCCCTATGCGGTGATCCGCGGCGAGGCTGATCTGGGCACGGTGCCTGATGCGCTGCTGCCCGGCATCCTGAAGACCGCGCGCATGGGCTATGACGGCAAGGGCCAGGTCCGCATCCGGACCCGCGCCGAGCTGGCCGCAGCCTGGGACGAGCTCAAGCGTGTGCCCTGCGTGCTGGAGCAGATGCTGCCGCTGCAGCGCGAGCTGTCGGTGCTGGTCGCGCGCGGCCGCGATGGCGGCTGCGTGCTGTTTCCGGTGCAGCAGAACCTGCACCGCGACGGCATCCTGGCCGTCACCGAGGTGCCGGCCCCGGCGGTCGATACGGCGCTGCAGCAGCGCGCCGGCGCGGCCGCGACGCGCATCGCCGCCGAGATGGGCTATGTCGGCGTGCTGTGCATCGAGTTCTTCCTGCTGCAGGACGGCTCGCTGGTCGTCAACGAGATGGCGCCACGCCCCCACAACTCGGGCCATTACACGATGAACGCCTGCGATGTCTCGCAGTTCGAGGCGCAGGTGCGCGCGCTGGCCGGCCTGCCGCTGAACACGCCGCGCCTGCATTCGCCCACCGTGATGCTGAACCTGCTGGGCGACCTCTGGTTCGATGCTGAGTCGGGCGCCGAGCGCAGCCCCGACTGGGCCGCGGTGCTGGCCCTGCCGGGCACGCATCTGCATCTGTACGGCAAGGCCAGCGCGCGGCCCGGCCGCAAGATGGGCCATCTGAACATCACCGCCGCCACGCCCGAGGCCGCGCGCGCGACCGCGGCCCGGGCGGCTGCGATCCTCGGCCTGCCGACCGCCTGGTGA
- a CDS encoding L-threonylcarbamoyladenylate synthase has translation MLLNGSDPSAIDRAARALADGELVALPTETVYGLGARADRDAAVAKIFAAKGRPTDHPLIVHVLDIADAEAFTSALPPVARRLMEAFWPGPLTVIVPRAPGMAAAAAGAQASVGLRCPAHPVARALLARAHELGVRGVAAPSANRFGKVSPTRAEHVQSEFGDELLVLDGGACDVGIESSIVDCSREHPVLLRPGILTPAQIEAAAGEPLREKDAAAPRASGTLAAHYAPSAVVRLLDRAALQAALNRQQQWPPALAVYSRSLPVMAGPTIWRTMPQDAAAAAFELFAVLRELDAAGACEIWIETPPGDDSAWDGVRDRLSRAAAAFAGPADGEPQ, from the coding sequence ATGCTGCTGAACGGCTCCGACCCCAGCGCCATCGACCGGGCCGCCCGGGCGCTGGCCGATGGCGAGCTGGTCGCGCTGCCGACCGAGACCGTCTACGGCCTCGGCGCGCGCGCCGACCGGGACGCCGCGGTGGCCAAGATCTTCGCGGCCAAGGGCCGGCCGACCGATCATCCGCTGATCGTGCATGTGCTGGACATCGCCGACGCCGAGGCCTTCACCAGCGCGCTGCCGCCGGTGGCGCGGCGCCTGATGGAGGCCTTCTGGCCGGGGCCGCTGACGGTGATCGTGCCGCGCGCGCCCGGCATGGCCGCGGCCGCGGCCGGCGCTCAGGCCAGCGTGGGCCTGCGCTGCCCGGCGCATCCGGTGGCGCGCGCGCTGCTGGCCCGCGCCCATGAGTTGGGCGTGCGCGGCGTCGCGGCGCCCAGCGCGAATCGCTTCGGCAAGGTCAGCCCGACCCGGGCCGAGCATGTGCAATCGGAATTCGGCGATGAACTGCTGGTGCTGGACGGCGGCGCCTGCGATGTCGGCATCGAATCGAGCATCGTCGACTGCAGCCGCGAGCATCCGGTGCTGCTGCGCCCCGGCATCCTGACGCCGGCGCAGATCGAGGCGGCGGCCGGCGAGCCGCTGCGCGAGAAGGACGCGGCCGCGCCGCGCGCCTCCGGCACCCTGGCCGCGCATTACGCGCCCAGTGCGGTGGTGCGCCTGCTGGACCGCGCGGCGCTTCAGGCGGCGCTGAACCGGCAGCAACAATGGCCGCCGGCCCTGGCGGTATATTCGCGGTCGCTGCCGGTCATGGCGGGGCCGACGATCTGGCGGACCATGCCGCAGGATGCTGCGGCGGCGGCCTTCGAGCTGTTTGCCGTGCTGCGCGAGCTGGATGCGGCCGGCGCCTGCGAAATCTGGATCGAAACCCCCCCGGGCGACGACAGCGCCTGGGACGGCGTGCGCGATCGCCTGTCGCGCGCGGCGGCGGCCTTTGCCGGCCCCGCGGACGGCGAGCCACAGTGA
- a CDS encoding SGNH/GDSL hydrolase family protein: MKFLKQGALALAAAAVLAGCGGGGGQIEPFSPKSILVFGDESSVITAEGRKYSVNALDDKGVLDCASNPIWVQSLAGAFGLVFPECNPKGGVTTTGKIYAKPAAKVADVKIQVDGAFNAGGFNSKVLNTVMAGTNDLLELYGQYPQQGVDALKGQARQRGRDLADQVNRIANADGRVLVALLPDLGLTPFALKERANKPDTDRAALLSALTSEFNLELRTNVVNDGRRIALVLMNEESERIGRISGYAAAVGIENYTDVACLDSSLPLQCTAKTLVTNGKATTWLWASPTLMGPVGHNRLGNMAVTRASNNPF; the protein is encoded by the coding sequence ATGAAGTTTCTGAAGCAAGGCGCGCTGGCGCTGGCGGCGGCCGCGGTGTTGGCCGGCTGTGGTGGCGGTGGCGGCCAGATCGAGCCCTTCAGCCCGAAGAGCATCCTGGTCTTCGGCGACGAGTCCAGCGTGATCACCGCGGAAGGCCGCAAGTACTCGGTCAATGCGCTGGATGACAAGGGTGTGCTGGACTGCGCGAGCAACCCGATCTGGGTGCAATCCCTGGCCGGGGCCTTCGGTCTGGTGTTTCCCGAATGCAACCCGAAGGGCGGTGTCACCACGACCGGCAAGATCTACGCCAAGCCGGCCGCCAAGGTGGCCGATGTCAAGATCCAGGTCGATGGCGCCTTCAACGCCGGCGGCTTCAACAGCAAGGTCCTGAACACGGTAATGGCCGGTACCAATGATCTGTTGGAGCTGTATGGCCAGTACCCGCAGCAGGGCGTCGATGCGCTGAAGGGCCAGGCCCGCCAGCGCGGCCGCGATCTGGCCGACCAGGTCAATCGCATCGCCAATGCCGACGGCCGCGTGCTGGTCGCACTGCTGCCCGATCTGGGCCTGACCCCCTTCGCGCTGAAGGAGCGTGCGAACAAGCCGGACACCGACCGCGCCGCGCTGCTCTCGGCCCTGACGTCCGAGTTCAACCTCGAGCTGCGCACCAATGTGGTCAACGACGGCCGGCGCATCGCACTGGTGCTGATGAACGAGGAAAGCGAGCGTATCGGCCGCATCTCCGGCTATGCCGCCGCGGTGGGCATCGAGAACTACACCGATGTGGCCTGCCTGGATAGCAGCCTGCCGCTGCAATGCACGGCCAAGACCCTGGTGACCAACGGCAAGGCCACGACCTGGCTGTGGGCCTCGCCGACGCTGATGGGGCCGGTCGGTCACAACCGCCTGGGCAATATGGCGGTGACCCGCGCGTCCAACAACCCCTTCTAA
- the dacB gene encoding D-alanyl-D-alanine carboxypeptidase/D-alanyl-D-alanine-endopeptidase produces MRALIAAGALFWAQAGLAQTTTPPPAAPLPLAVLQALRQAQLPEQALGVWLQPVDGGPPRLAWQAEKPFNPASLMKLVTGLAALEQLGPAWTWQTPVWLTGRLQPDSGRLTGDLVIKGVGDPKLVRERLWLLMQRLRQLGLREIEGDIVFDGSAFAPWPAAPADFDGEPWRPGNAAPEALLLNHKAQVYRFRPDPVRGQAWIVGDLPLPPLQSSVPLANGPCGDWRGALRLQWQEGLPLRFAGAYPAACGELSWPLADPEPASYNARLLKALWQEAGGSLKGQVRPGLAPAEPASLWFASPPLAEVLRDINKNSANVAAEMLLLSLATDRPATQEAAREQLRRWLAGKLGEEDFLLENGSGLSRQSRLKPQQLGRLLREAWASPLMPEFVASLPLAGLDGTLARGGAARFGAAYGRAHLKTGSLRDVSALAGYVHADSGRRYVLVALLQHPRAGAGRAALDALLQWAVQDGTAPTP; encoded by the coding sequence ATGCGTGCCCTGATCGCGGCCGGCGCCCTGTTCTGGGCCCAGGCCGGCCTCGCCCAGACGACGACTCCCCCGCCCGCCGCGCCGCTGCCACTCGCAGTGCTGCAGGCGCTGCGCCAGGCCCAGCTGCCGGAGCAGGCCCTGGGCGTCTGGCTGCAGCCGGTCGATGGCGGTCCGCCGCGCCTGGCCTGGCAGGCCGAGAAGCCCTTCAATCCGGCCTCGCTGATGAAGCTGGTGACCGGCCTGGCCGCGCTGGAACAGCTGGGCCCGGCCTGGACCTGGCAGACCCCGGTCTGGCTGACCGGCCGGCTGCAACCGGACAGCGGCCGGCTGACGGGCGATCTGGTGATCAAGGGCGTCGGCGACCCCAAGCTGGTGCGCGAGCGGCTGTGGCTGCTGATGCAGCGCCTGCGCCAGCTGGGTCTGCGCGAGATCGAAGGCGATATCGTGTTCGACGGCAGCGCCTTCGCGCCCTGGCCCGCCGCGCCGGCCGATTTCGACGGCGAACCCTGGCGCCCCGGCAATGCCGCGCCCGAGGCCCTGCTGCTGAACCACAAGGCCCAGGTCTACCGCTTCAGGCCGGATCCGGTGCGTGGCCAGGCCTGGATCGTCGGCGACCTGCCGCTGCCGCCGCTGCAGTCCAGTGTGCCGCTGGCCAACGGGCCCTGCGGCGACTGGCGCGGCGCGCTAAGGCTGCAATGGCAGGAGGGCCTGCCGCTGCGCTTCGCTGGCGCTTACCCGGCCGCCTGCGGCGAGCTGTCCTGGCCGCTGGCCGACCCGGAGCCGGCCAGCTACAACGCGCGCCTGCTGAAGGCCTTATGGCAGGAGGCCGGCGGGAGCCTGAAGGGCCAGGTGCGGCCGGGCCTGGCGCCGGCCGAGCCGGCTAGCCTCTGGTTTGCCTCGCCGCCGCTGGCCGAGGTGCTGCGCGACATCAACAAGAACAGCGCCAATGTCGCGGCCGAGATGCTGCTGCTGAGCCTGGCGACGGACCGCCCGGCGACCCAGGAGGCCGCGCGCGAACAGCTGCGCCGCTGGCTGGCGGGCAAGCTGGGCGAAGAGGATTTCCTGCTGGAGAACGGCTCGGGCCTGTCGCGCCAGAGCCGACTGAAGCCGCAGCAACTGGGCCGCCTGCTGCGCGAGGCCTGGGCCAGCCCGCTGATGCCGGAGTTCGTCGCCTCGCTGCCGCTGGCCGGGCTGGACGGCACCCTGGCGCGCGGCGGCGCGGCGCGCTTCGGCGCGGCCTACGGGCGCGCCCATCTGAAGACCGGCTCGCTGCGCGATGTCAGCGCGCTGGCCGGCTATGTGCATGCCGATTCGGGCCGGCGCTATGTGCTGGTGGCTTTGCTGCAGCATCCGCGCGCCGGCGCGGGGCGCGCGGCGCTGGACGCCTTGCTGCAATGGGCGGTGCAGGACGGCACCGCCCCGACCCCTTAG
- the tsaB gene encoding tRNA (adenosine(37)-N6)-threonylcarbamoyltransferase complex dimerization subunit type 1 TsaB: MTVLLALDSSTESMALALTGPQGRWFFEDEGGAKASERLLPELMALLARAGLALADVDAIGFGRGPGAFTGLRTACAVAQGLAFGADKPVLALDSLMLVAEDARQQAETSLDDCWVAMDARMGEIYAAAYHHDGRCWQTRREPALYAPAALLARWAAEPPVALCGSALAVFPELAEAAARARSAWPATRSRAEALAVLAEAAWAAGERLDAAQAMPLYVRDKVALTTEERQAARATP, translated from the coding sequence ATGACTGTGTTGCTGGCCCTGGATAGTTCGACCGAAAGCATGGCGCTGGCGCTGACCGGCCCGCAAGGGCGCTGGTTTTTCGAGGACGAGGGCGGGGCCAAGGCGTCTGAGCGCCTGCTGCCCGAGCTGATGGCGCTGCTGGCGCGTGCCGGGCTGGCGCTGGCCGATGTCGACGCGATCGGCTTTGGCCGCGGCCCGGGTGCCTTCACCGGCCTGCGCACCGCCTGCGCGGTGGCCCAGGGCCTGGCCTTCGGCGCGGACAAGCCGGTGCTGGCGCTGGACAGCCTGATGCTGGTGGCCGAGGACGCGCGCCAGCAGGCCGAGACCTCCCTGGACGATTGCTGGGTGGCGATGGACGCGCGCATGGGCGAGATCTATGCGGCGGCCTACCACCATGACGGCCGATGCTGGCAGACGCGCCGAGAACCCGCGCTGTATGCGCCGGCGGCGCTGCTGGCGCGCTGGGCCGCCGAGCCGCCCGTGGCCCTGTGCGGCAGCGCGCTGGCGGTCTTCCCCGAGTTGGCCGAAGCGGCCGCGCGCGCGCGATCGGCCTGGCCGGCGACGCGTTCGCGCGCCGAGGCCCTGGCCGTGCTGGCCGAGGCCGCCTGGGCCGCCGGCGAGCGCCTGGACGCGGCGCAGGCGATGCCGCTGTATGTGCGCGACAAGGTCGCGCTGACCACCGAGGAGCGCCAGGCGGCGCGCGCCACGCCATGA
- the rimI gene encoding ribosomal protein S18-alanine N-acetyltransferase, with the protein MSAELRSGTRLEAMRVGDVEAVLAIEQRAYEFPWTRGNFIDSLAAGYEAFVLRDEADALLGYCLAMPGVGELHLLNITVAPALQGRGHARGMLDALQALARAQGCEQIWLEVRQSNERARAVYQRYGFAEVGQRRAYYPAAQGRREDAVLMSLRLLPAQEVLA; encoded by the coding sequence ATGAGCGCCGAATTGCGGTCCGGCACCCGGCTGGAGGCCATGCGGGTGGGCGATGTCGAGGCGGTGCTGGCGATCGAGCAGCGCGCCTACGAGTTCCCCTGGACGCGCGGCAATTTCATCGATTCGCTGGCGGCCGGCTACGAGGCCTTCGTGCTGCGCGACGAGGCCGATGCGCTGCTCGGCTATTGCCTGGCGATGCCGGGCGTCGGCGAGCTGCATCTGCTGAACATCACGGTGGCGCCGGCCTTGCAGGGCCGCGGCCATGCGCGCGGCATGCTGGATGCGCTGCAGGCGCTGGCGCGCGCGCAGGGCTGCGAGCAGATCTGGCTGGAGGTGCGCCAGAGCAACGAGCGCGCGCGTGCCGTCTACCAGCGCTACGGCTTTGCCGAGGTTGGCCAGCGGCGCGCCTATTACCCGGCCGCCCAGGGCCGGCGCGAGGATGCGGTGCTGATGAGCCTGCGCCTGCTGCCGGCGCAGGAGGTGTTGGCATGA
- a CDS encoding uracil-DNA glycosylase family protein: MSWSERQQAMLEAMGLKVWTAPPAAPVPVEAPAEVAVAEAAPAPVAPRPAPAPAPAPRSMAEVLVAPAALPQRAPRAGLERIAAMGWPELREAVADCRACKLCESRKNTVFGVGNERAHWMVVGEAPGQQEDLQGEPFVGQAGKLLDSMLRAIGLSRGDGPPEQQVFIANTLKCRPPGNRNPEPDELAQCEPFLNRQIALVQPRIILAMGRFAVQSLLRSSEPIGRLRGRVHEYQGVPLIVTYHPAYLLRNLADKARAWEDLCLALDTLERRG; this comes from the coding sequence ATGAGCTGGAGCGAACGCCAGCAGGCGATGCTGGAGGCGATGGGCCTGAAGGTCTGGACCGCACCGCCGGCCGCGCCCGTACCCGTCGAGGCGCCGGCCGAGGTTGCGGTGGCCGAAGCTGCACCCGCACCGGTGGCGCCGCGGCCGGCGCCTGCGCCCGCGCCGGCACCGCGTTCTATGGCCGAGGTGCTGGTGGCGCCGGCGGCGCTGCCGCAGCGCGCGCCGCGCGCCGGGTTGGAGCGCATCGCGGCGATGGGCTGGCCGGAGCTGCGCGAGGCGGTGGCGGACTGCCGCGCCTGCAAGCTCTGCGAGAGCCGCAAGAACACCGTGTTTGGCGTCGGCAACGAGCGCGCGCATTGGATGGTGGTCGGCGAGGCACCGGGCCAGCAGGAGGACCTGCAGGGCGAGCCCTTCGTCGGCCAGGCCGGCAAGCTGCTGGACAGCATGCTGCGCGCGATCGGCCTGTCGCGCGGCGACGGCCCGCCGGAGCAGCAGGTCTTCATCGCCAACACGCTGAAATGTCGCCCGCCGGGCAACCGCAATCCGGAGCCCGACGAGCTGGCGCAATGCGAGCCCTTCCTGAACCGCCAGATCGCGCTGGTGCAGCCGCGCATCATCCTGGCGATGGGGCGCTTCGCGGTGCAGTCGCTGCTGCGCAGCAGCGAGCCGATCGGCCGCCTGCGCGGCCGGGTGCATGAGTACCAGGGCGTGCCGCTGATCGTGACCTACCACCCGGCCTACCTGCTGCGCAACCTGGCCGACAAGGCGCGCGCCTGGGAAGACCTGTGCCTGGCGCTCGACACCCTGGAGCGCCGCGGCTGA
- a CDS encoding bifunctional diguanylate cyclase/phosphodiesterase, which translates to MMPPQAIPDLELLWPGWARLPCALALVDAQGRVLQANETFTALAAAPDWAWLAPEAGAALREAWARRADFALELALAGAAGWRLCEARWDEGLGAHVCLWLDIGAAKQAALRAAEQVSQFRLLADHVPTLIALYEARSYRCLFANRGYAATFGLTEQSILGRTFTEIIGDAAADLVGPIVYEVERSGRPGFYERQLRGPDGQPRWIEAHVIPHLDAAGQVQAAFVQIVDITRHRLAEAAMRESEARLEKFMQASAEGILFHVDGRIVDANPALCTLIGYPLEELRERSAFDFLPVEEIGKVRQMMQAGAEVHYESAVLHRDGTRIPVELIVRAMARGGENQRMAIVRDIRDRVAAQARIRHLAQHDSLTQLLNRAAFMERLGPALARAQQRGHQLALLFIDLDNFKRVNDSLGHLEGDKVLSTVAERIRNCLRTSDLVGRFGGDEFVVLLNDVHQQEDVMVVLMALLSVVEVPVRADGRDLSVTPSIGVALYPRDGERAEELIQHADTAMYLAKARGRASYQFFEPEMARQAYADLVLEAELAEALTRDQFRLHYQPQIDAQDGRLVGAEALLRWQHPERGLLSPDAFIAVAERHRLMVPLGEWVMREALRQSKAWHDSGIAPVPIAVNLSSMQFRLDRFADTVREVLAEAGAPGEWLELELTERMLVDDLGTAPATLAALRALGLAISVDDFGTGYTALAHLTQLPLDKLKVDQSFVAKLPGDAGSLAITRAIVRMAKDLGLRVGAEGVRNEVQRALLAEWGCDELQGELVGDSMPARQFEAWVRKRSGGA; encoded by the coding sequence ATGATGCCGCCCCAAGCGATTCCCGATCTCGAACTGCTCTGGCCGGGCTGGGCGCGCCTGCCCTGCGCGCTGGCCCTGGTCGATGCGCAGGGCCGGGTGCTGCAGGCCAACGAGACCTTCACGGCGCTGGCCGCCGCGCCGGATTGGGCCTGGCTGGCGCCCGAGGCCGGGGCGGCGTTGCGCGAGGCCTGGGCCCGGCGCGCCGATTTCGCGCTCGAGCTGGCGCTGGCCGGCGCGGCGGGCTGGCGGCTGTGCGAGGCGCGCTGGGACGAGGGCCTGGGTGCCCATGTCTGCCTGTGGCTGGACATCGGCGCGGCCAAGCAGGCGGCGCTGCGGGCGGCCGAGCAGGTCTCGCAGTTCCGGCTGCTGGCCGACCATGTGCCGACCCTGATCGCGCTCTACGAGGCGCGCAGCTACCGCTGCCTGTTCGCCAACCGCGGCTATGCCGCCACCTTCGGCCTGACCGAGCAGAGCATCCTGGGCCGGACCTTCACCGAGATCATCGGCGACGCGGCGGCCGATCTGGTCGGCCCGATCGTCTACGAGGTCGAGCGCAGCGGCCGGCCCGGCTTCTACGAGCGCCAGCTGCGCGGGCCGGACGGCCAGCCGCGCTGGATCGAGGCCCATGTGATCCCGCACCTGGATGCGGCCGGCCAGGTGCAGGCCGCCTTCGTGCAGATCGTCGACATCACGCGGCACCGCCTGGCCGAGGCGGCGATGCGCGAGTCCGAGGCTCGGCTCGAGAAGTTCATGCAGGCCTCGGCCGAGGGCATCCTGTTCCATGTCGACGGGCGCATCGTCGACGCCAACCCGGCGCTGTGCACGCTGATCGGCTATCCGCTGGAGGAGCTGCGCGAGCGCTCGGCCTTCGACTTCCTGCCGGTCGAGGAGATCGGCAAGGTGCGGCAGATGATGCAGGCCGGCGCCGAGGTGCATTACGAATCGGCGGTGCTGCACCGCGACGGCACGCGCATCCCGGTCGAGCTGATCGTGCGCGCGATGGCGCGCGGCGGCGAGAACCAGCGCATGGCGATCGTGCGCGACATCCGCGACCGCGTCGCCGCGCAGGCGCGCATCCGTCATCTGGCGCAGCATGATTCGCTGACCCAGCTGCTGAACCGCGCCGCCTTCATGGAGCGGCTCGGCCCCGCGCTGGCGCGCGCCCAGCAGCGCGGCCACCAGCTGGCGCTGCTGTTCATCGACCTGGACAACTTCAAGCGCGTCAACGATTCGCTGGGCCATCTGGAGGGCGACAAGGTGCTGTCCACCGTCGCCGAGCGCATCCGCAACTGCCTGCGCACCTCCGACCTGGTCGGGCGCTTCGGCGGCGACGAGTTCGTCGTTCTGCTCAACGATGTGCATCAGCAGGAAGACGTGATGGTGGTGCTGATGGCGCTGCTGTCGGTGGTCGAGGTGCCGGTGCGCGCCGACGGGCGCGACCTGTCGGTGACGCCCTCGATCGGCGTCGCGCTCTACCCGCGCGACGGCGAGCGCGCCGAGGAGCTGATCCAGCATGCCGACACCGCGATGTACCTGGCCAAGGCGCGCGGCCGCGCCAGCTATCAGTTCTTCGAGCCCGAGATGGCGCGCCAGGCCTATGCCGACTTGGTGCTGGAGGCCGAGCTGGCCGAGGCGCTGACGCGCGACCAGTTCCGCCTGCATTACCAGCCGCAGATCGATGCGCAGGACGGCCGCCTGGTCGGCGCCGAGGCGCTGCTGCGCTGGCAGCACCCGGAGCGCGGCCTCCTGAGCCCGGATGCCTTCATCGCGGTGGCCGAGCGGCACCGCCTGATGGTGCCGCTGGGCGAATGGGTGATGCGCGAGGCGCTGCGCCAGAGCAAGGCCTGGCACGACAGCGGCATCGCGCCGGTGCCGATCGCGGTCAATCTGTCCAGCATGCAGTTCCGCCTGGACCGCTTTGCCGACACGGTGCGCGAGGTGCTGGCCGAGGCCGGCGCGCCGGGCGAATGGCTGGAGCTGGAGCTGACCGAGCGCATGCTGGTCGACGACCTGGGCACGGCGCCGGCCACACTGGCGGCGTTGCGCGCGCTGGGGCTGGCGATCTCGGTGGACGATTTCGGCACCGGCTATACCGCGCTGGCGCATCTGACCCAGCTGCCGTTGGACAAGCTGAAGGTCGACCAGAGCTTCGTCGCCAAGCTGCCCGGCGATGCCGGCTCGCTGGCGATCACGCGCGCCATCGTGCGCATGGCCAAGGACCTGGGCCTGCGCGTCGGCGCCGAGGGCGTGCGCAACGAGGTGCAGCGCGCGCTGCTGGCCGAATGGGGCTGCGACGAGCTGCAGGGCGAGTTGGTCGGCGATTCGATGCCGGCGCGCCAGTTCGAGGCCTGGGTGCGCAAGCGCAGCGGCGGCGCCTGA